TTCGCCCAAAACCGGCCATTACTTCATCGCAAATCATCATAATGCCGTAATCATCGCAAATCTTCCGCACGCCTTTAAGATATCCGTTCGGAGGAATAATGACGCCGTTAGAGCCGGTGACCGTCTCCAAAACAATGGCGGCCACATTTTGAGGTCCTTCGTATTCAATCTGTTCGCGCAGCTTGGAAACATAGTAGTCAGCACCTTGCTCCTCGTTGGCAAAAGGAATACTTTCACGGTACAAGTATGGGTCAAAGAACTTCACAAAGCCCGGAATTCCAGGTTCTAAGGGATACCGCCGCGGCTCCCCCGTTAAATTTCCAGCGCCGTAAGTCGAGCCGTGATAGCTGCGATAACGACTGAATACCTTATTGCGCCCGGTAACCATGCGGGCCATCTTAACGGCATTCTCGTTTGCGTCGGCACCGCCGTTTGTGAAAAAAACTTTTCCCACGTTGTCCGGCATCAAATCAATAATCATTTTTGCCAAAATTGAGCGAGACTCCACCGCATAGCTGGGCGCAATAAACGCCAGTTTCTCCGCTTGTTCTTGAATGGCTTTGACGATGGCGGTGTTGCCATGTCCTAAATTCATATTTACCAACTGCGAAGACATGTCAGCATAACGACGTCCGTCATAATCCCAAAAATAAATTCCTTCGCTTTTAGCGACGGGAATGGGATTGAGAGCTCCTTGTTTGGACCAGGAATGCAGGTTGTACTGCAAATCTTGCTCTTTTATCATTTCCCCTGTCATCATGACCAATTCCCCCTTAATAAATGCTCTTGTATAAAGCGAATACTTCCATTTCTAAAGGCTTGCGCGGATTTACTTTGGCACTGCCGTTGTTATAAGCATCTCGAGCCATCTTGGGCAAATCTTCTTCTTGCACCCCGTAATCGCTCAACCTCTTTTTTAAAGGCAATCGTTCCAGCAATCCGGCCACATACCGCACAACCGCCTCAGCCTCTGTTTCGCCAATCTCCATCGCCTCAGCCATGGCTGCATAACGTTCTTGCCGTTCTCCTTGGTTATATTCCAGCACAATCGGCAATAGCATGGCGTTTGCCTCTCCATGCGGAACTCCATAATACGCTCCCAACGGTCGAGACATAGCATGCACCAAGGCTACCGAAGAATTATTAAAAGCCAAGCCGGCACAAAACTGTCCTAACAGCATGGCTCCTCGGGCCGCGCTGTTTTGTGGCTCCTCCGCCGCAATGAGCAAATTTTTCGCAATCAGCTTTATTGCCGCTAAACTCCATACATCACTCAACGGCGTCGCCTTATCCGATAGATACGCTTCAATTGCGTGAGTCAACGCATCCATACCTGTCGCAGCCGTAACAGAAGGAGGCATAGATAACGTCAGCTCCGGATCCAGCACTGCTAACGCCGGCATCAAGCTTTCATGACCAATCGCCATTTTCTTCTTCCGCGCCGGATCGGTAATAATCGTCCATTTCGTCACTTCACTGCCAGTGCCGGCCGTCGTCGGAATCGCAACCAACGGCGGGCTCGCTTTTTGTGGAACTGCCGTTTCATAATCCGCGATATCTCCGCCATTGGCAATCAGCAAGCCCGCAGCTTTCGCCGCATCCAACACGCTGCCACCGCCAGCCGCAATGAGATAGTCGCACCCGGCAGCGACATACGCCTTAGCACTCGCCTCTACCGTCGCCACATCCGGATCGGAAGGAACTCCCTCAAATAGAGCGTAGTCTCCTTGCACTGAGGCAAGCAAGGCCTCCAGCGCACCGCTGCGTCGAAAAGATCCGCCGCCGATTAGAATCATTGGCTTTTTTCCCAGAAGAGCCAGTTGTGGTGCTATCTCACTCAGCACGCCTACGCCGTGCATCACTTTTGGCGTACACAAAAACATGGCCGTCTCCATCTACTACTCCTCCTAGTACGCAGGCCAAAAAGAAAAAGCTTCGCTCCTGCGAGCAAAGCCTCATTGCTTAGTCTGCGTCTCTTTTTGAATGCTTCTTTAGTTGGAGTATAGCATCGTAAACAAGCCGCTACAATCATTTCTGACACAAGGTTGTTTGTGCTCCAGCACATTCCGTGTCCGATTCGTCGAGTTAAAACAACACTTCCTTGATTTTCAAAGCCAACATTAGCTGCAGTCGATCTTCGCTGCCTGCCAAATCACAGCCTGTAAGCTCCCGTATTTTCTTGAGCTTATAGTTTATGGTATTGCGATGAACATAAGTCAGCTTAGCCACAGCCTGCACGCTGCCATCTTGTTCTAAATAACAACGCAGCACTTCAAGATAATCTGTACTGTGCACCGCATCATACGCTGCAAGGCGTCCTAATGTTTCTTCATACAACTCCTGCAACACCATCTTTTGTTCTCCTGACAAGAGTAATTTGTAAATTCCCAACTCTCGATAAAAAGCTTTGGTCCAATGGCGCTGCTTAGCCATTTGCACCGCCGCCAACGCCTGTTGATAGCTGCGCGCTAAATTCATAATTCCGCTTTGATTCCGACCCACGCCTGCATAGATATTGCCGTAACCAGGTTTTTCGCCAAGCGCCCCCAGTCTTTCCGCGCAAAGCTCCTGCTCCGCTTCCGACAAGCCCGCTAAAACAAGCACCAACTGACCGCCATGCTTAAATACGCTATATTTCTCAGCCAGACGGCTAATCGTATTTTCCGCTGCAAAGCGCCACAGAGAAAGGCTTTCGTCGCCGCCAAGCCGTTCTCCCGCCAAAACGATTACGCAATAATCGTTTTTTCCCGAAAAGCCATGGCTTTCCAGCTGCGCCATATATTTCTCGCTGTCCGCCGGAAAAAAAATAGCGTTTTTAAACGCTGCAGAAACTGTCATTTCAGTCTGTTCGCTTTGAAAAATTCGCCGACAAATGTCCTGTGTCACATCCACTAAGCGGACATTCCAAGGCACAGTAAAAAGAGGCAAACCCAATTCCTGACAATAAGCGCTTGTTTCCGGCGGAACCATTTTTATATATGGCCCTACGTTCACCACTAAGCCGCTAGCATTGTGCTTCACCAGTTCTTGCACAAATTCATTCAACCAACCTTCGCGTCGCTGAGCAATCCCCGTAGTAAATACGAGTTCGCTTCCATGCAGAAAGTCCGCTACTTCCACATCTTCAATCATATGAACCCAATTCACCAAATTATCCAGATTTCGCGCTCCAGCCACCAGCTCCATCTGATACAACTTGCGAGTCTGCTTATATAGCCGTCCTAACCGAATCGCCATACTCACTCCACCCTTGCATCCGCTTGACTGCTCCCCAAAGCAGCCATCCTTTTTTGCACGCTTCTCAGGCGCAAAGCCAAGGCCACGGCTCCCGCCGCCAAGCCAACGATAAAACCGACCCAATAGCCAAAGGGACCCCACGAAGTATTTGACAATACCATGCCTACAGGCAAAGCCAATCCCCAATAAGAAACCAAGGCCACCATAAATGGTACAATCACTTCTTTATAGCCCCGCAAAATCCCCTGTATCGGCGCCGCCACCGCATCGGAAAGCTGAAAAAACGCCGCATACAACAAAAACTCGCGCGTCAACTGCAGTACGCTTTCATCTTTCGTGTACAATGCCGCCACCTGCTCGTTGCCGGCCCACAGGCCCAAAGCGCAAAACAAGGCCGCCACCAGAGCCACGGCAACGCCTAACACGGCGTACTGCCTAGCATCACGCCAGCGCCCCGCACCTACCTCAAAACCAACCACAATGGTCAGGGCCATGCTCATACTGAGCGGCAACATATAAACCAAGCCGGCAAAATTAATGGCCGCCTGATGCGCGGCAATGGTCAACGTACCAAAAGCCGCCATAAATACCGCGACAACGCCAAAAATACTTGTCTCGCAAAAAATCGCCGTTCCCAAAGGCAGCCCTAGACGCAGCTGCTCTTTCCACATAGCCGGCGACGGCGCTTGCCATTTGTCAAAAATCCCGTACCGGCAAAAAGGAGGCAGCCGGTGCACTACCCAAAATGCCGCCAGCAAAATAAGCCAATACGTTACTGCCGAGGCATAACCGGCCCCTACGCCTCCCAGCTTGGGAAACCCGAAATGACCAAAAATCAAGGCATAGTTCAACGCGATATTGATCGGCAAAGCTCCCAGGGTCACCAGCATGGTAATCCGCGTATAGCCCAAAGCATCGATAAAACATCGCAACACGGACCCTGCAAATAACGGCGCCATGCCTAATGAAATAGCCCCTAAAAACGCAAAGGCGATCCGTTGCACCTCTGCTTCTAACCCCATAGCCTGCAACGCCGCAGGCAGGACAAGCCAGCCCGCCGCCGTTGTCACCACTGCCAGCATCCCGGCTAGATATAAGCCCTGCACAACCACCGCCGCCATATCTTGGGGACGCCTGGCGCCATGCAGCTGCGCCACCATCGGCATAACCGCCAGCAAAACACCCGTTAGACCGGTATAGACAGGGAGCCATAAATTGCTGCCAATGGCTACGCCAGCCAAATCCTGCCGGCTGGCATGGCCGGACATGGTTGTGTCAAAGAAATTCATCGCACTCAAGGAAATCTGGGTAATCAGCACCGGCAGCATTACCGACAGCAATTGCCGCAGTTTTTGCTTCCAGGTAAAGGTTTGTTTCATCCTTTTTTCTTTTTCCTCGCCTTGTACTCTTCATAGCGGCGTTTTCCTTCGCCAAAGGCCTCCTCTTCTTCGGGCGTCTCCAAAATCAGCTCCGGCACCATATTAGGCCGAGCCTTCTTGTCCAAGGAAACCATTGTAAAGTAAGCGGAGAGCGCCTTCTTGCGGCCCTCGCACTCCAAGTCCTCCACTTCCACGTTGACCGCTACTTCCATAGAAGATTTGCCGGCAAAAACCACCTGTGCCGTACAAATCACCAAATCGCCAATAAAAATCGGCAGATGAAACTCCAACTCGTCCACGCGGGCCGTCACCACATTAGAACGGGCATAACGCCTGGCCGCGGCATACGCCGTGGAATCCATCAATTTCATAATCTCGCCGCCGTGAATATTACCCGCAACATTAGCCTGACTAGGCATCATTACTTCACTGATCACTAACTGCGATTCACTGGATGTTTTCTTGCTGCTCATAAACTGCCTCCTCTAAGTCCCTCATTTTTCACGGGCGGCCTTATGCTGCTGAATTTTCTCCTCCGCCGCCTGCTGCGCTTCTTCCAAGGTCGCATAGGTCACTTGGCCGCTGGCTTTCCAATAAGAATAATACTCCCAACCGCCGCGTTCCTTAATTTCAACCGTAAACCGTCCTTCTTCATGCCGCTCCAGGATGACGCTATAGCCCGCTTCCTCACCAACCCACTCCCGTTTGATAATGCCCCAATCAACGGTCTCTTGATAACGGTAATCCATAGTTGCCGCCTCCTTTTTTTGCATTAACCCCAAAGAACGCTTGTCATATATTTCGCCGCGCGCCTGTAAATGCCTTCAATACGGTCCGTATTTAACGCGAGCTTTACAAGACCACGGAGCTCATTTCTCAGCTTCTGGTCCTACTAACGCCGCCGCTACTTTGCGCAGTTCCACCTCACCGCCTCGCCCTTCCAGCACCAATACGCGCCCTTCGCGAGATAGTACAAGACGATTCGCTCCCAAGACAGCGGCCGCTCGCTGCAACGCCGCCTTTTCTTGCAGCCGTTCCGTCCGCCACTGTGTCACTGCCACTTCTTGCGGCGTATCCTGACGGTATACATGACGCCATATTGTTTTCTGCCCGTCATGCCAAACTACATCCGCCGCCTCCCCAGGCAATACCAATGGCTCCGTCCGTTCTTCAGGCAGCCTTACAGTCCGCATGGCATACAGTTTAACGCGGTTTGACGCTTGTTCCGACTGTTCCGACCAAGCAACTACGGCTCCGCTGCTTTCGTTGCCCGCTTCCTCAGCAACCGCTGCAGCCGCCGCTAAAATCGGCATTGCCGGCATTACAGCCGCTTCTTCTCTTGCTTGGGGGATCAATGGCTGCACAGGCTCCGCTTTGCGTTCCACCGCCACAGCAGCGCTGCGCAGCGGCGCCACCACTACCTCTGTTGTCTGCGGCGTTTCTTTCGGCGCAACCGCCACAGGAGAAGGCGAGGAAGGAAACAGCTGTAAGGCCAGCAGTACCGATGCCGCCAGGCCCAGCGCACCGGCATACAGCCAACTCCGCTTCCTTTGCGGCGACAAGCCGGACTTCTCCGGTACAGGAGCTTCCTGCAGCAAAGCTTGCGCTTCCAACAGCTCCAAGGTTTCCTGCAACAACTGCGGCGGCGGTTCTACGCTTTGCCTCACCCAGCACGCCGTCTCCAGCAAATCGTCTAATTCTTCTGCTTCCTGTTGCTCCGTTTTTTCAGCATTCAGTCGATCCAACGCCGCAGACAAGGCTTCTTGCTGTTTCTTATTTTCTTCTTCTAGGTGCCGGCTCATTTCCTCACCTCCTCTGATTCTAAAAATCCTCGCACCGCCAAACGCTTCCGCACCTGCTCCAGCGCCCGCAACTGCAGCATCTTAACGGCCCCTTCGGACTTGCCCAGCGCCGCCGCCGTGTCCTTGACCGAAAAACCTGCCAGCAATCGCCACTCCAGGGTCTGTCGCTGTTCTAACGGCAGCTCGCCCATCACTTCTTGCAAAACGATTTGCCGCTCTTGTCGCAAAGTCCAAGCTTCCGGCCCCTCTTCAACCGGCAGCTGCTGCTTGCATTCTTCCAACTCTACCAATACCGGCTTGCGGCCGTTCTTGCGCCAATGGTCCACCACCAAATTGCCTGCAATTCGATACAAAAAGCTTTTGAACGAAGCTCCATTCTGCCGATATTGCGGCAAAGCGCGTACAAGGCGCAGCCAGGTTTCCTGCGACAACTCCTTGGCTTCCTCCCTATCGCCCACCTTGTAGGCCAAAAAACGGTATAAAGGCTGCCAGTGCAGCGCCACTAAGGCGTTCACCGCCTCACGGTCTCCTGCCTGGGCCTTATCAATCAAATCCGCTTCTTCCTGCACTAGCTCACCTCCTTCTACGTATAGCAAAAGAGCTGTCCAAGCAGATATGCGGACAGCCCCTATTTCACTCTTACCTATTTGCGCTCTAGAAAATCAGGAGAATAAATTAGTGGTTCCCAATACAAGTTATCACGCCGTCGCGGTATTCCGGCACCAATGGAACTGCATCAATTTCAAAGCAGCGGCGGACATCCTCCATGCGGTTAAGATCCTGCAGACGCTGACCGTTGCGGCTGACAACCGCCGTTTCCAAAAGACAAGCTTCCGCGCCCGCGTATAGCATCATCGCCGCTCGAGCCGCATCAGTCAGCTCCGCTTCCGGCTGCAGTTGGGCTAGACGCTGCAACAGCAGTCCGGCGCACAAGGAATCCTCTAAAGAAAACAAACCATCCGTACCGGCGCAAACTACAAGCACATCCTTGCCGGCTTGCGCAGCCTCTTCACAAACCGCCGAGGCGTTTAAAAAAGAGCCGATCAATGTCCGATACGCGCCGTCTGTCGCCTTGATAGCTACTGTGCCGTTGCTTGTTGTAGCTATGACAACACGTCCGTCCACAACTTCCGCTGCATAATCGAAGGGAGAATTCCCCAGCTCACAGCCTTCCAAACGCAACGACTGCCGCTCGCCAGCTAAAAGAACAGGCTCATCCTGCTCCTGCGCCGCCTGCCGGGCGTCTTCCAAGGAAAGCACCGGAATGATCGCTTTACAGCCATTTTTCATTCCTGTAGTCATACAAGTCGTCGCCCGGAAAATATCCAGCACAATACAGAGCGTCTCCTGCAAATCCATGCCCTGTACTTCCGCGGGCCGAAAACACACATCCAGTTTCATCCTAGTTCCTCCGCCAGTTTCCTCTTTTAAGGTTCTCAAGAGTTCCTTAGTTTGCGCCGCAGCACTTTTTATATTTCTTACCGCTGCCGCACGGACATAATTCATTTCGTCCAATTTTATCGGCATTCACTACAGGCTGTTTCTTCTTAACCAGATCTAAGTGACGATCTTCAACACCCTGAAGACGCAGTTCCTGCGGCGCATGGCCTTTCAGCACCCACAACGGCGTTTCGTTATGCAGGGAAATCAGCGCCTTCGTAAGACCCTGTACGACTTCCATATTGGGGAATTCCAACGCTTCGCCCAATTCCTGCAATAACAAGGACACATCTTTGTCGTTGCGAATCATTTCTACGCTATATGCGGCCAATTCTCGGGCCACCTGCCGATCCAACTCCCAATTGCTCTGAAATACTTCCAACAGCTCTTGGAAGGCCGGATACTCTTCCACAAAGTCCGCTTTTCCCGCCGCATACAATTGCTCATACGAAAACGCCGCAAAAGGCAAGGAACTGCGCAATTCCTGCTCTTCTCGAACAGCCTCCACGTCATCAACGCGCCAATCCCACCAAAGCCCTTCGCCACAAGCAATATCGCCGTCACTATATAAACGGTACCAGGATAGCACTCCTAAGATTTCTTCTTCCACTACTTCTTTGCCTGTAAGAGTCTCTAAAAACGCCTTAATTTCTTCTGTCGACAATACACCGTAGTAATGGAGCAAACCGGTCGTCAAACGAGTCCACTGCTCATTGCGGGCGGCAACCTGTCCCAAGCCTTCCTGATCAAAACGTTCAAACAGCGCTGCAAGCTCTTGCGGCAAAAACACCGTTTTCCCCGCAGGGAATGTGCCTCGAAA
The nucleotide sequence above comes from uncultured Anaeromusa sp.. Encoded proteins:
- a CDS encoding aminotransferase class III-fold pyridoxal phosphate-dependent enzyme — protein: MMTGEMIKEQDLQYNLHSWSKQGALNPIPVAKSEGIYFWDYDGRRYADMSSQLVNMNLGHGNTAIVKAIQEQAEKLAFIAPSYAVESRSILAKMIIDLMPDNVGKVFFTNGGADANENAVKMARMVTGRNKVFSRYRSYHGSTYGAGNLTGEPRRYPLEPGIPGFVKFFDPYLYRESIPFANEEQGADYYVSKLREQIEYEGPQNVAAIVLETVTGSNGVIIPPNGYLKGVRKICDDYGIMMICDEVMAGFGRTGKMFAFEHWDVKPDLISFAKGVTCGYVPLGGVAVSKKIAAYFDDHTLLCGLTYSGHPLACAAGVAALQQYQDLDILGKVEKTGATLGSLLDNMLEKHACVGDVRYLGLFSAIELVKNKATKEPLVAYGKDPQGLMGRIIKMLAAKGFMTYSHENMILVAPPLVITEEQLRENMAIMDEVLTTVDKEFLTI
- a CDS encoding iron-containing alcohol dehydrogenase, with translation METAMFLCTPKVMHGVGVLSEIAPQLALLGKKPMILIGGGSFRRSGALEALLASVQGDYALFEGVPSDPDVATVEASAKAYVAAGCDYLIAAGGGSVLDAAKAAGLLIANGGDIADYETAVPQKASPPLVAIPTTAGTGSEVTKWTIITDPARKKKMAIGHESLMPALAVLDPELTLSMPPSVTAATGMDALTHAIEAYLSDKATPLSDVWSLAAIKLIAKNLLIAAEEPQNSAARGAMLLGQFCAGLAFNNSSVALVHAMSRPLGAYYGVPHGEANAMLLPIVLEYNQGERQERYAAMAEAMEIGETEAEAVVRYVAGLLERLPLKKRLSDYGVQEEDLPKMARDAYNNGSAKVNPRKPLEMEVFALYKSIY
- a CDS encoding PucR family transcriptional regulator ligand-binding domain-containing protein; this translates as MAIRLGRLYKQTRKLYQMELVAGARNLDNLVNWVHMIEDVEVADFLHGSELVFTTGIAQRREGWLNEFVQELVKHNASGLVVNVGPYIKMVPPETSAYCQELGLPLFTVPWNVRLVDVTQDICRRIFQSEQTEMTVSAAFKNAIFFPADSEKYMAQLESHGFSGKNDYCVIVLAGERLGGDESLSLWRFAAENTISRLAEKYSVFKHGGQLVLVLAGLSEAEQELCAERLGALGEKPGYGNIYAGVGRNQSGIMNLARSYQQALAAVQMAKQRHWTKAFYRELGIYKLLLSGEQKMVLQELYEETLGRLAAYDAVHSTDYLEVLRCYLEQDGSVQAVAKLTYVHRNTINYKLKKIRELTGCDLAGSEDRLQLMLALKIKEVLF
- a CDS encoding MATE family efflux transporter; translated protein: MKQTFTWKQKLRQLLSVMLPVLITQISLSAMNFFDTTMSGHASRQDLAGVAIGSNLWLPVYTGLTGVLLAVMPMVAQLHGARRPQDMAAVVVQGLYLAGMLAVVTTAAGWLVLPAALQAMGLEAEVQRIAFAFLGAISLGMAPLFAGSVLRCFIDALGYTRITMLVTLGALPINIALNYALIFGHFGFPKLGGVGAGYASAVTYWLILLAAFWVVHRLPPFCRYGIFDKWQAPSPAMWKEQLRLGLPLGTAIFCETSIFGVVAVFMAAFGTLTIAAHQAAINFAGLVYMLPLSMSMALTIVVGFEVGAGRWRDARQYAVLGVAVALVAALFCALGLWAGNEQVAALYTKDESVLQLTREFLLYAAFFQLSDAVAAPIQGILRGYKEVIVPFMVALVSYWGLALPVGMVLSNTSWGPFGYWVGFIVGLAAGAVALALRLRSVQKRMAALGSSQADARVE
- a CDS encoding acyl-CoA thioesterase, which translates into the protein MSSKKTSSESQLVISEVMMPSQANVAGNIHGGEIMKLMDSTAYAAARRYARSNVVTARVDELEFHLPIFIGDLVICTAQVVFAGKSSMEVAVNVEVEDLECEGRKKALSAYFTMVSLDKKARPNMVPELILETPEEEEAFGEGKRRYEEYKARKKKKG
- a CDS encoding RNA polymerase sigma factor, producing the protein MQEEADLIDKAQAGDREAVNALVALHWQPLYRFLAYKVGDREEAKELSQETWLRLVRALPQYRQNGASFKSFLYRIAGNLVVDHWRKNGRKPVLVELEECKQQLPVEEGPEAWTLRQERQIVLQEVMGELPLEQRQTLEWRLLAGFSVKDTAAALGKSEGAVKMLQLRALEQVRKRLAVRGFLESEEVRK
- a CDS encoding 2-phosphosulfolactate phosphatase, producing the protein MKLDVCFRPAEVQGMDLQETLCIVLDIFRATTCMTTGMKNGCKAIIPVLSLEDARQAAQEQDEPVLLAGERQSLRLEGCELGNSPFDYAAEVVDGRVVIATTSNGTVAIKATDGAYRTLIGSFLNASAVCEEAAQAGKDVLVVCAGTDGLFSLEDSLCAGLLLQRLAQLQPEAELTDAARAAMMLYAGAEACLLETAVVSRNGQRLQDLNRMEDVRRCFEIDAVPLVPEYRDGVITCIGNH
- a CDS encoding SEC-C metal-binding domain-containing protein; amino-acid sequence: MKETAKESEAHLSLQEEEAKKAEQEAAKQEEKRWRHTYSDRPGLVEALSASTMPELTLLRQNMGLAGVSSLKKQELVPVLAEALLLRAPALFQLLDLVQYQWLKKTIADGGLRFVGEEENHLWRELETVGWVFRGTFPAGKTVFLPQELAALFERFDQEGLGQVAARNEQWTRLTTGLLHYYGVLSTEEIKAFLETLTGKEVVEEEILGVLSWYRLYSDGDIACGEGLWWDWRVDDVEAVREEQELRSSLPFAAFSYEQLYAAGKADFVEEYPAFQELLEVFQSNWELDRQVARELAAYSVEMIRNDKDVSLLLQELGEALEFPNMEVVQGLTKALISLHNETPLWVLKGHAPQELRLQGVEDRHLDLVKKKQPVVNADKIGRNELCPCGSGKKYKKCCGAN